The stretch of DNA TGCTCTACCAGGGATAAGATAAAGAACCTACTGGCATTTCTGGCAGAGAACTATGAAAAAGATAAAGAACTTACAAAACTGCTGGTCTTTGAATACATAAACCATATAAAATTTACAGGGTTGAAATCTGATGAAGATAAAAAAAGACGCTACCGTCTCATTAAGATACTAAGCGATTTACTTGAAGAGGGTGTAAGAGAGGGAGACGTAAGAAGCACTATAGATGTAAAGAAAGCTACTGAAACTTTGATTGCAATCTACTTGTTCTCACTAATGGCCTGGTTAAAGTCAGAGAGCGCTTACTCGTTTTCTAGGGATATTTCCAAAAAGATCGATATAGTATTCGAAGGTATCAGGAGTTGAATTGTATGAAGGATACTGTAATGGAACTGCAGGACGTCTGGAAAATCTATCGCATGAGTGAGTTTGATGCAGGAAGAATTGTGAAAATGCTTGATGGAAAGATAACAGGCTGAACTAAATGAAAACGTTAGATATTTTTACATTGTCCCTGAGCCACGTCAAGAAAAGCAAGATGCGAAGCTGGCTCACTATTATAGGCATAGTAATAGGTGTAGCTGCGGTCGTAGCCATAATCTCCATAGGTCAGGGTATGCAGGAAAGCGTGCAGGCTAACCTCGGTGGTCTTGGAGCTGATTTGATCACAGTCACTCCGGGTTTTTCGCGTGCTTCTAATGGTTTCGGGGGTATGGGGGCGGCTTCAGGTAATATCAACCTCACGGATAGAGACGCGAACGCGATCAAACAGGTAGCAGGCGTATTGTATGTAAATGGCATGGTTTCAGGCAGTTCGGATATAAAACTGGGTACCGAGAAGACCTCCGTGTCCGTAAGCGGCGTCGATACGTCAGTCTGGCGCTCCATGGTCACAACGAAGCTTGAAGCAGGCAGGTATCTTCAGCCAGGCGATTCGAACACAGTAGTGATAGGCAACTCTTTAGCTCATACTACCTTTTTACAGTCTATTACCCTGAATAGACCGACTACAATAGGAGGCAAGAGTTTCAAGGTCGTTGGAATCCTTGTTTCATCAGGAGGGGGTTTTGGAGGAGGGGATAATGCGGTATATATGCCTGCAGATTACGCACGGCAAGTTATAACTACAAACTTATCCAGAAACCAGTTTACTTCAATCATGGTAAAGGTAGCCGACCCGGCGCTTGCGACTTCAATAGCCGAGGCTATCACACAAAAACTTATGCCTGAGAGACATGTCAATCCAAGAACTCAGGATTTTACAGTCACAGCGTTCGCAGCAATACAGCAGCAGATAACCAGCATAGTCCAGTCCATATCGCTGTTCCTTGCTGCAATTGCGGCAGTCTCGCTTCTTGTGGGCGCCGTAGGAATAGCAAATACCATGTTCATGTCGGTCATGGAACGCACGAGACAGATAGGATTACTCAAGGCACTTGGGGCTACAGATAATGAAGTAATGAAACTTTTCATTATGGAATCCGGATTATTCGGATTTTTTGGTGGAATAATCGGGATAATTTTTGGCATACTGATATCAGTCATGATATCTGCGGTGGGTTTGAGCGCTGTTGTCACGCCCCAGCTTCTTATCTTTGCACTTGCATTCTCTGTATTTGTGGGCGTTCTCTCAGGCGTTGCACCTGCAAGATCGGGAGCAAAGATGAATCCGGTGGATGCCCTGAGGTTTGAACAATAAGAGATTATATGGAAAACAGAAATTTCTTTAGAAAAATTTTAAATTCTCTGAATATTAAAGAACATCCGGCGAAGAAACATATAGACCGAAAGCTCATTTTCAGGATAAGGATTTTTTATGTGATAGGTATAATCCTGACCGGGCTTATGCTGTATGATGTCCTGGAGGGTATTATTGGCATCGAGCTATCCATTGGCGGATTTCTCCTGGGATCATTCCTTGGGTTCATTGCCACTCGTATGTTTATAATTCACTGGCATGAAGAGAGGGCAAAAGTTGTTTCTCGTTTTGATACGATTGGCATTATTATAATGCTATTTTATGTGGCTTTTTCCATATCAAGATCATGGCTTTTCGGGCATTGGATACACGGTTCTGTCCTCACAGCCTTCACATATAGTATTCTTGCAGGAATAATGATAGGAAGGATTGTAGGTATGCGTTTGAAAATAAAAAACATACTTTCTGAACAGTTTATTTCTTCAAATGAATAAATAGGAGTATTCGATGCCAGTTGACTGCTATCGCTACCATAGGAAAGGAACAAGACGATAACGAGTCTTCTGACGATATTCTTTATAACCCGGAAGGTTTTTGGATAAAAATTTCTCTTCGTCGAGGAGTCTCAAGACAATTACAACAAACATTGGGAAGACGAAAACCAATCCCCACAATGAACCAAGCGCAAGAGAAACAAAACATAACATCAGCAGTGCTCCTGTGTACATAGGGTGCCGAACGATTGCGTAGGGGCCAGTTGATATGACTTTCTGCTCTTTGCCAACTTCAATGACACCGGCGGCGTACCTATTTGCTTTGAAGACAATAAAAACTATTAGAAGTCCCAGGAGAACGAAAATATCTCCGACCAAGACGAAGTTGACCGGAACATGGGACCAATGAAAGCGATGATCAATCGCCGGAACCACGATCAGTAAGATAAAAAAAAGACTTGCGAAGGCCTGTATAATTTTTTGTCTTCTCTCCTTTTCTGCGGACGGTCCTGCTTTAAGCCGTCCTTCTATCAGTTTCGGATCGTTTTTTATGAAGTAAAGAATAATCTCTAAGACCGCTATCGAAAAAATGAACAGAAAAACCCATGCTTCCCAGAAATCCAATGACCAGGCGGGGACAAAAAGCAGTACTCCCAAAATAATAACCAGCTGTGCAAGTCCAAAAAACGCTTTCTTCGTTAAATCTGCAGTGCCTTCAGCCATGTGTATAAATTATAGTTATATGAATATATAACTCTCTTATTTCTCTTTCTGATATTCAAAATATGAATACACAACGGTATAAATGGATATTAAAATCACCGGGACAACGATAATAAATATTGCAAAGCTCTCAAAAAATATTGCTAAAAGAGTAACAACTCCAACAATCTTAAACAACTTACCGCCAATTTTATGAGTTTTGTCCCATACTTTATCGCTACTCAGCGTCCAGGGTGTTCTTATTCCAATAAACCAGTTCCTCTTGGCATTTTCGATTAAGATTCCAGAATAATAGAATAATATTGCAAAAGCAGGGGATAAAAAAATAATCATATTGAATGTATATCCAGAGTTCCAGAAAATTGTCAGTAGATATAGATAAAATAGAAAAACCATTATCGAGACTATAAATCCATCATAATATTTTCTGAATTGCTGTATATTGGATTTTAACGGGTCTATCCTGGGTATTAAGATAAAGAGCAATAACATTCCCACTGAAATGATCGGCATAAGAAATAATCCCCAGAACTTTGACATATAACCATTAACTAGCCCTTGAGCATTCCAGTGAGATGCCACTTTTTCTGGCATTTGAGGATAATAATAGATGCCAGTAGCGAAGGATAGAATGATTATTCCAAAGATGATCAATTCACTTTTTCTCATGTTTATGAATATTCACCCATGTTTTATTAATAGCCTGCTGCTATGAAAGTTGGACATCAGGAAACTCCTAACATAATTATTTAAAGAAGCATGATAATATATTATTCTAAATTAACCGGTACGAACAGGCGATCCTTTTGCTCCCCGTAGTAACACAAGCCCTCACCAAGCGATTCGGCGAACTGACAGCAGTAGAAGATCTATCCATAACTATCAAACCAGGCGAACTCTTCGGCTTCATCGGCCCTAACGGCGCGGGCAAAACAACCACCCTGCAAATGCTCAGCGGACAGATACCCCCAACCTCAGGCACGGCGAAAGTGTTAGGTATAGATGTTGCTGCCGACCCTATCTCAGTAAAAGCCGCTATCGGCATAGTTCCCGAACTTGAATACCCGCCCTCATTTTTGACAGTGGAAGAATATCTTCATTTTGTGTCATCGGTCAGGGGATTGCCTCAGAACGGGAATGTGGACCGGTGGATAGAATTTTTCGGTCTTGAAGAAAAGCGAGAGACGATGTGCATGAGCCTCTCCAAAGGGCAGAAGAAAAAAGTTACATTATCGGCGGGGCTGCTTCACGAACCCAGAATGCTGTTCATGGACGAGCCTTTCCTCGACCTTGACCCGCTCATCCAGAGGATATTCAAAGCATGGTTACTTGACTTCGTGAAAGGGGGCGGGACCGTGTTCCTCAGCACCCACATCCTTGAGCTTGCTGAAAAGCTCTGCACCCGGGTGGGCATCATTGATAGGGGCAGACTGGTGGCCGTGGGCAGCATGGAAGAACTCAGCAAAGCAAAAGGCGAGGACCTGGAGCAGATTTTCGTGCGTCTTGTTTCTGCTTAGGAGGAAACTGTGCTCGATGTAAAGATCCTGAAATTGATGTTCAAGGAAGAGTTCAGGCTTCAGGCATCTTTTTTCAACCGCTCCTATTTTCTCTTTTCGTCCCTGACCATCGTCCTTTTCACTTTCATAATGGGAGCGACCCTTCCCATGCTGCGGCGCACCGTGGCGATAGATGAC from Candidatus Methanoperedens sp. encodes:
- a CDS encoding TetR/AcrR family transcriptional regulator; translated protein: MSLREKKKIETKNKIFEVAGRLFKEKGFESTSIDEITEEAGIGKGTFFNYFPTKDALLLYFGEQRDELIYSLVENDLTRSCSTRDKIKNLLAFLAENYEKDKELTKLLVFEYINHIKFTGLKSDEDKKRRYRLIKILSDLLEEGVREGDVRSTIDVKKATETLIAIYLFSLMAWLKSESAYSFSRDISKKIDIVFEGIRS
- a CDS encoding SdpI family protein codes for the protein MRKSELIIFGIIILSFATGIYYYPQMPEKVASHWNAQGLVNGYMSKFWGLFLMPIISVGMLLLFILIPRIDPLKSNIQQFRKYYDGFIVSIMVFLFYLYLLTIFWNSGYTFNMIIFLSPAFAILFYYSGILIENAKRNWFIGIRTPWTLSSDKVWDKTHKIGGKLFKIVGVVTLLAIFFESFAIFIIVVPVILISIYTVVYSYFEYQKEK
- a CDS encoding ABC transporter permease, whose amino-acid sequence is MKTLDIFTLSLSHVKKSKMRSWLTIIGIVIGVAAVVAIISIGQGMQESVQANLGGLGADLITVTPGFSRASNGFGGMGAASGNINLTDRDANAIKQVAGVLYVNGMVSGSSDIKLGTEKTSVSVSGVDTSVWRSMVTTKLEAGRYLQPGDSNTVVIGNSLAHTTFLQSITLNRPTTIGGKSFKVVGILVSSGGGFGGGDNAVYMPADYARQVITTNLSRNQFTSIMVKVADPALATSIAEAITQKLMPERHVNPRTQDFTVTAFAAIQQQITSIVQSISLFLAAIAAVSLLVGAVGIANTMFMSVMERTRQIGLLKALGATDNEVMKLFIMESGLFGFFGGIIGIIFGILISVMISAVGLSAVVTPQLLIFALAFSVFVGVLSGVAPARSGAKMNPVDALRFEQ
- a CDS encoding isoprenylcysteine carboxylmethyltransferase family protein — protein: MAEGTADLTKKAFFGLAQLVIILGVLLFVPAWSLDFWEAWVFLFIFSIAVLEIILYFIKNDPKLIEGRLKAGPSAEKERRQKIIQAFASLFFILLIVVPAIDHRFHWSHVPVNFVLVGDIFVLLGLLIVFIVFKANRYAAGVIEVGKEQKVISTGPYAIVRHPMYTGALLMLCFVSLALGSLWGLVFVFPMFVVIVLRLLDEEKFLSKNLPGYKEYRQKTRYRLVPFLW
- a CDS encoding ABC transporter ATP-binding protein; this translates as MLPVVTQALTKRFGELTAVEDLSITIKPGELFGFIGPNGAGKTTTLQMLSGQIPPTSGTAKVLGIDVAADPISVKAAIGIVPELEYPPSFLTVEEYLHFVSSVRGLPQNGNVDRWIEFFGLEEKRETMCMSLSKGQKKKVTLSAGLLHEPRMLFMDEPFLDLDPLIQRIFKAWLLDFVKGGGTVFLSTHILELAEKLCTRVGIIDRGRLVAVGSMEELSKAKGEDLEQIFVRLVSA